The Variovorax paradoxus genome window below encodes:
- a CDS encoding tripartite tricarboxylate transporter substrate binding protein has protein sequence MPFLQPSRRSALLFALCIACGPWHGLAAAEPAFPSKPIRVIVAFGPGSGGDNLARLLGQYLQPELDTPVVIENKVGALGQIATTALARATPDGYTLGMGSSSTHSTAPFLTRNLPYDPVRDFTTVGGLNNYTFVLLVNASAPDSDVPGLVARLRAKGSAFYGYGNASGRVGGAHFRRVAEFAATEVAYKSSPEALTDLAAGRVDFLFTDWGSARPFVESGRLRALGVMANARSPILPELPAVGERYPGFDFDNWGGLLAPAGTPAAVVVTLNTALLRVLGKPEVRQRMAAMGLEVRPGSPAELAALVQAQQRAWGAAIQAAGLQPE, from the coding sequence ATGCCTTTCCTGCAACCCTCTCGCCGAAGCGCGCTGCTGTTCGCGCTGTGCATCGCCTGCGGTCCGTGGCATGGCCTCGCCGCGGCCGAGCCGGCCTTTCCCTCGAAGCCGATCCGCGTGATCGTGGCCTTCGGCCCCGGCAGCGGCGGCGACAACCTGGCACGGCTGCTGGGCCAGTACCTGCAGCCCGAGCTCGACACGCCGGTGGTGATCGAGAACAAGGTGGGTGCGCTGGGCCAGATCGCCACGACCGCGCTCGCACGGGCCACGCCCGACGGCTACACGCTAGGCATGGGCAGCTCCTCCACGCATTCGACCGCGCCCTTTCTCACGCGCAACCTGCCCTACGACCCGGTACGGGACTTCACCACCGTCGGCGGACTCAACAACTACACCTTCGTGCTGCTGGTGAATGCGAGCGCCCCCGATAGCGACGTGCCGGGGCTGGTGGCACGGCTGCGAGCGAAGGGCAGCGCGTTCTATGGCTACGGCAACGCCTCCGGCCGCGTGGGCGGCGCGCATTTCCGCCGCGTCGCGGAATTCGCCGCGACCGAAGTGGCCTACAAGAGTTCGCCCGAGGCCCTCACCGACCTGGCGGCGGGACGGGTCGACTTCCTCTTCACCGACTGGGGCTCCGCGCGGCCCTTCGTCGAATCGGGACGGCTGCGCGCCCTCGGCGTGATGGCGAACGCACGCTCGCCGATCCTGCCCGAGCTGCCCGCGGTCGGCGAGCGCTATCCGGGCTTCGACTTCGACAACTGGGGCGGGCTGCTCGCCCCCGCGGGCACGCCGGCGGCGGTCGTCGTCACCCTCAACACCGCCTTGCTGCGCGTGCTCGGCAAGCCCGAGGTGCGGCAGCGCATGGCGGCCATGGGCCTCGAGGTGCGCCCCGGCAGCCCGGCCGAACTCGCCGCGCTGGTCCAGGCACAGCAGCGCGCCTGGGGCGCGGCCATCCAGGCCGCCGGCCTCCAGCCCGAATGA